The following proteins are co-located in the Echinicola sp. 20G genome:
- a CDS encoding energy transducer TonB, with protein sequence MKTNIFLTVLLFLVFSNFGYSQRTILGKILDERTGNPINEVTVELEGNGVKTLTNFRGYFGIEIDSSKYLKFSKDGYFDSRMKIPEIDKFQLYLKPSRLNVPEYKGGIEAFNSFFFENLRYPEEARRKGIQGTFYASFDIDTLGNLGNIQILNAEGDLGGIDMEIKRLLSSLPENWIPSDSIYNFVAPIRFKLNDESDINDSGTKPKYKEGVLDLNALNELVVSTNKIPLYYSPAQRKKTGDQSEASSGAFTIKIASSDATSSFECISADTSKSKLMLRNKSLEGFSKLNQTLNHVKYLDIENCNVSRLPRQLELLPMLEELYAPFNKIDGLPEEFCKLKNLKVVGLGDNKFEIIPKEIYQLEKLEMLDFGNNKIEIIGGEISNLKNMKLLIISKNKLRSLPPSIKELESLEQLYLKGNKISKEEIEKLRKDMPTVEIFD encoded by the coding sequence ATGAAGACTAATATATTTTTAACTGTGTTGTTGTTTTTAGTTTTTTCAAATTTTGGTTATTCCCAAAGAACGATACTTGGAAAAATTTTAGATGAAAGAACAGGTAATCCAATTAACGAGGTGACAGTAGAATTGGAAGGTAATGGGGTGAAAACATTGACCAATTTCCGAGGTTATTTTGGAATTGAAATTGACTCCTCTAAATATTTAAAGTTTTCAAAAGATGGGTATTTTGATTCAAGGATGAAAATACCCGAAATAGATAAGTTTCAATTGTATTTAAAGCCCTCAAGACTTAATGTTCCTGAATACAAAGGGGGGATTGAAGCATTTAATAGTTTTTTTTTCGAAAACTTGAGATATCCCGAAGAGGCAAGAAGGAAGGGGATACAAGGTACCTTTTATGCTTCATTTGATATTGATACCTTGGGGAACTTAGGGAATATCCAAATATTAAACGCTGAAGGAGACCTTGGAGGTATAGATATGGAAATAAAAAGATTACTGTCATCCTTACCTGAAAATTGGATTCCTTCTGATTCCATTTACAATTTTGTTGCGCCCATTCGCTTTAAATTAAACGATGAGAGTGATATTAATGATAGTGGAACTAAACCAAAATATAAAGAAGGAGTACTTGATTTAAATGCATTGAATGAGTTAGTAGTTTCAACTAACAAGATACCACTTTATTATTCGCCAGCTCAAAGGAAGAAGACTGGAGATCAAAGTGAAGCAAGTTCGGGGGCTTTTACTATTAAAATAGCTTCTAGTGATGCGACCTCATCATTTGAGTGCATATCCGCAGATACTTCAAAGTCAAAATTGATGTTAAGAAATAAAAGTTTGGAAGGCTTCTCCAAGTTAAACCAAACTTTAAACCATGTTAAATATTTGGATATTGAAAACTGCAATGTCTCTAGATTGCCCAGGCAATTGGAGCTTCTGCCTATGTTGGAAGAGCTTTATGCTCCGTTTAATAAAATAGATGGATTGCCTGAAGAGTTCTGTAAGCTAAAAAACCTTAAGGTAGTTGGACTTGGGGATAATAAATTTGAAATCATCCCCAAAGAGATTTACCAGCTTGAAAAATTGGAAATGTTGGATTTTGGGAACAATAAGATTGAAATTATTGGAGGGGAGATTTCAAATTTAAAAAATATGAAATTATTGATAATTTCCAAAAACAAGCTTCGGTCATTACCACCATCTATTAAGGAGTTAGAAAGCTTGGAACAGCTATATTTAAAAGGGAACAAAATTTCAAAAGAAGAAATTGAAAAGCTAAGAAAAGATATGCCAACTGTTGAAATTTTTGATTGA
- a CDS encoding DUF4386 domain-containing protein, translating to MKLRTLSIIAGISYWVIFFAAIFANFFVLESIMESPLEMIEQNRFMVGLGVMAFMITVLFDVVVAWALYEMYKEHHLSRLSTYFRIVHAIIMGVALAALPLTFSASSDGEVLRLVDIFNTVWLIGLFFFGFHLILLGKIAEAPKIIAIFLVIAGVMYMADTTAHFLMPNYDVYGSLFLAFVAIPSILGEMSFAVWLLLKGGKRSPENIGAMIQ from the coding sequence ATGAAATTAAGAACGCTTTCTATCATCGCGGGAATTAGCTATTGGGTTATTTTCTTTGCGGCAATATTTGCTAATTTTTTTGTATTGGAATCTATTATGGAGTCTCCCTTGGAAATGATTGAACAGAATCGCTTTATGGTGGGCTTAGGGGTGATGGCCTTTATGATTACGGTTCTTTTTGATGTAGTAGTAGCGTGGGCGCTTTATGAAATGTACAAGGAACATCATTTGTCTCGCTTAAGTACCTATTTTAGAATTGTGCATGCGATAATAATGGGTGTGGCCCTTGCCGCACTTCCACTAACATTTTCGGCTAGTAGTGATGGAGAGGTACTCAGACTGGTAGATATTTTTAATACTGTGTGGTTGATCGGCCTTTTCTTTTTTGGTTTTCATTTGATCTTGCTTGGAAAAATAGCAGAGGCACCCAAAATAATTGCCATTTTCCTCGTTATTGCTGGGGTGATGTATATGGCGGATACTACAGCACATTTCTTGATGCCCAATTATGATGTTTACGGTTCCCTGTTTTTGGCTTTTGTTGCTATACCTAGCATCCTTGGAGAAATGTCTTTTGCCGTATGGTTACTTCTGAAAGGTGGCAAAAGATCTCCCGAAAATATCGGAGCGATGATTCAATAA
- a CDS encoding aminotransferase class V-fold PLP-dependent enzyme codes for MDRRKFIRSSGFSVGMALTLPATLSSCNKADSTTANITPISTDISTWEGVRALFPLDNSHVQMAQMLLASHPAPVAEAIEKHRKAFDNNPAMYWEENFMTAELIVCDAAAKYMGVTAAEIALTDSTTMGTSLLFNGMKLRPGDEILATTHDHYVTDKSIEFTCKKKGASYRRVEEYHDPRTVTVDEVVGNIKKAISDKTRVVMVTWVHSSTGVKLPIAEIAEAIKEVNKGRVEDNRIYFAVDGVHGFGNQDKDIAELGCDFFSAGTHKWIFGPRGTGVLYAKREAWNFIEPTIPPFSEYPFLEYLGNPPEREPTFHELMTPGGFHSFDFRWALNTAFELQMEMKRDRVHQRTTELSTHVKEGIRNIPSVDLITPLDPNMSAGINCFMVNGLEAEETVRRFHEMGVVASSSPYRQSFARLTPFVGNTMDEVDRSLEVLAKIAKA; via the coding sequence ATGGACAGAAGAAAATTCATCCGCTCTTCGGGCTTTTCTGTGGGAATGGCCTTGACCCTGCCTGCCACATTATCCTCTTGCAATAAAGCTGACTCTACAACAGCCAATATTACTCCAATTTCCACTGATATCAGCACTTGGGAAGGGGTAAGGGCCCTTTTTCCTTTGGATAATAGCCATGTTCAAATGGCCCAAATGCTTTTAGCTTCCCATCCAGCACCGGTTGCAGAAGCCATCGAAAAGCACCGCAAGGCATTTGATAACAATCCAGCAATGTATTGGGAGGAAAATTTTATGACGGCTGAATTGATAGTTTGTGATGCAGCTGCCAAATACATGGGGGTAACTGCAGCTGAAATAGCCTTGACAGACAGTACCACCATGGGAACTTCTTTGTTGTTTAATGGCATGAAGCTTCGACCCGGGGATGAGATTTTGGCCACTACGCATGATCATTATGTTACGGACAAGTCCATTGAATTTACTTGTAAGAAAAAAGGTGCTTCTTATCGTCGGGTTGAAGAATATCATGACCCCCGAACGGTTACAGTCGATGAGGTAGTTGGAAACATTAAAAAGGCCATTTCGGATAAGACAAGAGTGGTAATGGTCACTTGGGTACATTCGAGTACTGGAGTAAAATTGCCGATCGCTGAAATAGCTGAGGCTATCAAGGAGGTGAATAAGGGCAGGGTTGAAGATAACCGTATCTACTTTGCAGTAGATGGGGTGCATGGCTTTGGAAATCAGGATAAAGATATTGCTGAGCTAGGCTGCGATTTTTTTTCTGCGGGAACCCACAAATGGATTTTTGGGCCAAGAGGCACGGGTGTGCTCTATGCAAAAAGAGAAGCTTGGAATTTTATAGAACCAACGATCCCACCGTTTTCTGAATATCCTTTTCTTGAATACTTGGGCAATCCTCCGGAAAGAGAGCCAACTTTTCATGAACTAATGACTCCCGGTGGTTTTCATTCTTTTGACTTTCGCTGGGCGCTTAATACCGCCTTTGAACTTCAAATGGAAATGAAAAGGGATAGGGTGCATCAAAGAACTACTGAGTTGAGTACTCATGTGAAGGAAGGAATAAGAAATATTCCCAGTGTAGATTTGATTACGCCTTTGGATCCCAATATGTCTGCCGGAATCAACTGTTTTATGGTCAATGGCTTGGAAGCAGAAGAAACTGTCAGGCGTTTTCATGAAATGGGGGTAGTAGCGAGCAGCTCTCCTTACCGCCAGTCTTTTGCTAGACTTACGCCATTTGTAGGTAATACCATGGATGAGGTAGATAGGAGCTTGGAGGTATTGGCAAAGATAGCAAAGGCGTGA
- a CDS encoding 6-bladed beta-propeller has product MKLFLIKIFKISITLLSIVSCHQGNDTNINQIISVKLEQTPLLSSFVDRVEYIKLPKEIRYGFIDRVLVTKDYFILADYEMAMKVYILNKNFEMVSIIDGYGEGPDEYLWLEAVNYNEQRKTIELLTNKDLIRYSADGEFVASIRLPLILGNLVSISENEYLVYSRDVRKGMVNSDFSNSVFILKWNSENGQLKPVINDHKKNVIGSTKDRHNMFRYKTDVYATHIYMDTVFKVDEHGDIHKTYVDLDGQNLPMELIYGVQPSSVLNKEEIQEKYAVHYPGLMVNDDFFIDKFAKYNRINFFIQNKRTSNVISGREILNDLDSGLNYLNPWFLDQEDNLYTIHQYEHLKEFVEDGMESETELSNFVKKLDPQTGFVIGKYHLKQF; this is encoded by the coding sequence ATGAAATTGTTTCTTATTAAAATATTTAAAATATCTATTACTTTACTTTCTATAGTTTCATGTCATCAAGGAAATGATACAAATATTAATCAAATTATATCGGTAAAACTGGAGCAAACTCCCTTATTGTCTTCATTTGTTGACAGGGTTGAATATATTAAGCTTCCAAAAGAAATTCGATACGGTTTTATAGATAGAGTTTTGGTGACGAAGGACTACTTTATACTTGCCGATTATGAAATGGCAATGAAAGTCTACATTTTAAACAAGAACTTTGAAATGGTGTCAATTATTGATGGATATGGAGAAGGTCCTGATGAATATTTGTGGTTAGAAGCTGTTAATTATAATGAGCAGCGGAAAACAATTGAATTATTGACGAATAAAGATTTGATACGGTATTCCGCTGATGGTGAATTTGTTGCTTCGATAAGGTTACCATTAATTTTGGGGAATTTAGTTTCCATTTCCGAAAATGAATACTTGGTTTATTCTAGAGATGTTCGAAAAGGAATGGTTAATAGTGATTTTTCAAATTCAGTTTTTATACTTAAATGGAACTCAGAGAATGGACAATTAAAACCTGTGATTAATGATCATAAAAAGAATGTTATTGGATCTACTAAAGACAGACATAACATGTTTAGATACAAAACAGATGTCTATGCTACTCATATTTATATGGATACTGTTTTTAAGGTTGATGAGCATGGAGATATCCACAAAACATATGTTGATTTGGACGGGCAAAATCTTCCAATGGAACTCATATATGGGGTACAGCCCTCATCAGTTTTAAATAAAGAAGAAATACAAGAAAAATATGCAGTCCATTACCCAGGCTTAATGGTCAATGATGATTTTTTTATAGACAAGTTTGCCAAATACAATAGGATTAATTTCTTTATTCAGAATAAAAGAACCTCAAATGTTATTTCGGGCAGAGAAATCCTGAATGATTTGGATAGTGGTTTGAATTACCTTAACCCTTGGTTTTTGGATCAAGAAGACAATTTATATACCATCCATCAGTACGAACATTTAAAGGAGTTTGTCGAAGATGGAATGGAAAGCGAGACGGAGCTCTCTAATTTTGTCAAAAAGCTTGACCCTCAAACTGGTTTTGTCATTGGAAAATACCACCTGAAGCAATTTTAG
- the proC gene encoding pyrroline-5-carboxylate reductase, producing the protein MKDLKIAIIGCGNLGLSIVNGLLDTAGFKAQYLSVTKRHPESLFHLDPMGVTVTSDNVSASKDADLIVLGVKPYNVPHILKEISPVLSPDKQTIISLATGVTLEDMYKHLPAEMAVFRAMPNIAADIQESITCICGKNGDASVEASIKELFNSIGISIVIEEHLMEAATVLGACGIAYVLRFMRAMTQGGIQIGFDANTANTIVNQTVKGAAELIIKKGIHPEAAIDKVTTPKGCTIVGLNEMEHHGFSAAMVKGVLASYEKIEK; encoded by the coding sequence ATGAAAGACTTAAAAATAGCGATCATTGGATGTGGCAATTTAGGCTTGTCCATTGTCAATGGCTTATTAGACACAGCGGGCTTTAAGGCCCAATACCTAAGTGTAACCAAACGTCACCCTGAAAGCCTTTTTCACCTGGATCCCATGGGAGTCACAGTTACTTCGGACAATGTTTCCGCCTCCAAAGATGCTGACTTGATAGTTTTAGGTGTAAAACCCTACAACGTCCCCCACATATTGAAAGAAATTTCGCCAGTACTCTCTCCTGATAAGCAAACCATTATTTCCTTGGCTACAGGGGTAACTTTGGAAGACATGTACAAACATCTTCCCGCAGAAATGGCAGTTTTTAGAGCCATGCCTAATATTGCAGCTGATATTCAGGAATCCATTACCTGTATCTGTGGAAAAAATGGAGATGCCAGCGTAGAAGCAAGTATCAAGGAATTGTTTAATAGTATCGGCATCTCCATTGTTATTGAAGAGCATTTGATGGAAGCGGCCACGGTCTTGGGGGCATGTGGCATTGCTTATGTCTTGCGATTTATGAGGGCCATGACCCAAGGAGGGATTCAAATCGGCTTTGATGCCAATACAGCCAACACCATTGTGAACCAAACGGTAAAGGGTGCCGCGGAATTAATCATCAAAAAAGGTATCCACCCAGAAGCAGCTATTGATAAAGTCACTACCCCAAAAGGCTGTACCATTGTTGGTTTAAATGAAATGGAGCATCACGGCTTCAGTGCAGCTATGGTGAAGGGTGTTTTGGCCAGTTATGAGAAAATTGAAAAATAA